One part of the Streptomyces sp. NBC_00286 genome encodes these proteins:
- a CDS encoding 5-dehydro-4-deoxyglucarate dehydratase, which produces METTRDVERDRETADRLRKGMAQGVLSFPLTSFNTEGGLDLDGFRTHLAAQLAAGPGAVFVACGTGEFFSLSAEEYHAVVRTAVEVVAGQVPVVAGVGYGWSLGLQFARLAERAGADAGLLMPHYLISAPQRGYVDHVRAVASGSPLPLIVYQRGQVKLSTAAARELATVDGVVGLKDGHGDLDQMQRLRLVTPGDWLFFNGVATAEMQVRAYASIGIPAYSSAVHAFAPEIAGAFYAAHRAGDHPRMEHLLREFYLPLVELRDQGTGYAVSLVKAAARLRGAPVGPVRAPLMEPAHDHLGQLEALLHTGLALATGK; this is translated from the coding sequence ATGGAGACGACTCGGGATGTCGAGCGTGACCGCGAGACGGCGGATCGGCTGCGCAAAGGGATGGCGCAGGGTGTCCTGTCCTTCCCGCTGACATCCTTCAACACTGAAGGCGGACTCGACCTCGACGGCTTCCGCACTCACCTGGCTGCGCAGCTCGCCGCCGGCCCGGGTGCCGTCTTCGTCGCCTGCGGAACCGGAGAGTTCTTCTCACTGTCCGCCGAGGAGTACCACGCCGTCGTACGCACCGCCGTCGAGGTCGTGGCGGGACAGGTCCCGGTGGTGGCCGGCGTCGGGTACGGCTGGTCGCTCGGGCTGCAGTTCGCCCGGCTCGCGGAGAGGGCCGGCGCGGACGCCGGGCTGCTCATGCCGCACTACCTGATCTCCGCCCCGCAGCGCGGATACGTGGACCATGTCCGCGCGGTGGCGAGCGGCTCGCCCCTTCCCCTGATCGTCTACCAGCGCGGGCAGGTCAAGCTGAGCACAGCCGCGGCCAGGGAACTGGCCACGGTGGACGGCGTCGTCGGCCTCAAGGACGGGCACGGCGACCTCGACCAGATGCAGCGGCTGCGGCTGGTGACGCCCGGCGACTGGCTGTTCTTCAACGGCGTGGCCACCGCCGAGATGCAGGTACGGGCATACGCGAGCATCGGCATCCCCGCCTACTCCTCGGCGGTCCACGCCTTCGCACCCGAGATCGCGGGCGCCTTCTACGCGGCGCACCGGGCCGGAGACCACCCAAGAATGGAACACCTGCTGAGGGAGTTCTACCTGCCCCTCGTCGAACTGCGTGACCAGGGCACGGGTTATGCGGTGTCCCTGGTCAAGGCGGCGGCCCGGCTCCGCGGAGCCCCGGTCGGCCCGGTCCGCGCACCCCTGATGGAACCGGCCCATGACCACCTGGGACAGCTCGAGGCCCTCCTGCACACCGGCCTGGCGCTCGCAACAGGCAAGTGA
- a CDS encoding IclR family transcriptional regulator, whose amino-acid sequence MSEPEAVSGVRGVKSAARTVELLELLAARQNRPARLRELSEALGAPRSSVYALLRTLTEHGWVRTDPSGTLYSVGIRALLAGTTYLDADPYLRIVQPLINDLSAKLDETIHYGRLDRTDIVYLATHESSQYLRPFSRVGRRLPAFSTALGKALLAERLDTDLADHVPDTLKPLTPNTHADHDTLIKDLRATAERGYAIDNEENFAGVVCYGFSLRFTTPPIDAISCSIPIDRLNPARTEELIEAMRLTRLSIERMAPIDHTMP is encoded by the coding sequence ATGAGTGAGCCTGAGGCGGTCAGCGGCGTACGGGGCGTGAAGTCGGCAGCCCGTACGGTCGAGTTGCTTGAGCTCCTGGCCGCGCGGCAGAACCGGCCCGCCCGGCTGCGGGAACTGAGCGAGGCCCTCGGCGCCCCACGCAGCAGCGTCTACGCTCTGCTGCGGACCCTGACGGAACACGGCTGGGTCCGCACCGATCCCTCCGGCACGCTCTACAGCGTCGGCATCCGCGCCCTCCTCGCGGGGACGACCTACCTGGACGCGGACCCTTATCTGCGCATCGTCCAGCCGCTGATCAACGACCTGAGCGCCAAGCTCGACGAGACCATCCACTACGGGCGACTGGACCGCACGGACATCGTCTATCTGGCGACGCACGAATCCAGCCAGTACCTCCGCCCCTTCAGCCGGGTCGGCCGCCGGCTCCCGGCTTTCAGCACGGCACTGGGCAAGGCGCTGCTCGCCGAGCGGCTGGACACCGACCTGGCCGACCATGTTCCCGACACGCTGAAGCCCCTCACGCCGAACACCCACGCCGACCACGACACCCTGATCAAGGACCTGCGGGCCACCGCCGAGCGCGGATACGCCATCGACAACGAGGAGAACTTCGCCGGCGTCGTCTGCTACGGATTCTCACTCCGGTTCACCACACCCCCGATCGACGCGATCAGCTGCTCGATCCCCATCGACCGGCTCAACCCCGCGAGAACCGAGGAACTCATCGAGGCCATGCGGCTCACCCGGCTGTCGATCGAGCGGATGGCGCCGATCGACCACACGATGCCGTAG
- a CDS encoding PDR/VanB family oxidoreductase, with the protein MSPLSTEVELDLVLERKETMAEGVVLLTLRDPEGRPLPEWQPGAHIDLILRADLVRQYSLCGDPGDRSRLQVAVLREPESRGGSSHVHDGLAEGESVRISGPRNHFPLVKAKKYLFIAGGIGITPILPMLAAVNATRADWRLLYGGRTRASMAFGETLQRAYGNRVSLRPQDEYGLLDLPSLLGKPQRKTAVYACGPEPLLAAVEAGCEKWPSGSLHLERFAPKKDATAGPQSSFEVELAQSGRKLMVSEDMSILEAVEGAGVPVMTSCEEGICGTCETKVLSGEIDHRDSVLDAQERAAGDTMMICVSRAKGNRLVLDL; encoded by the coding sequence ATGAGCCCTCTCAGCACCGAAGTCGAGCTCGACCTCGTATTGGAACGTAAGGAAACGATGGCCGAAGGCGTCGTGCTGCTGACGCTGCGCGACCCGGAAGGCCGTCCACTGCCGGAATGGCAGCCGGGAGCACACATCGACCTGATATTGCGAGCCGACCTGGTCCGGCAGTATTCACTGTGCGGGGACCCGGGGGACCGGTCCCGTCTTCAGGTCGCGGTGCTGCGTGAACCGGAAAGCCGCGGCGGTTCGAGTCACGTGCACGACGGGCTCGCCGAAGGTGAGTCGGTGCGCATCAGCGGGCCACGCAACCACTTTCCGCTCGTGAAGGCCAAGAAGTACTTGTTCATCGCGGGCGGCATCGGGATCACCCCCATTCTGCCCATGCTGGCAGCGGTCAACGCGACCCGCGCGGACTGGCGCCTCCTCTACGGGGGCCGCACCCGAGCTTCGATGGCGTTCGGCGAGACCCTGCAGCGGGCCTACGGAAATCGGGTGAGCCTGCGGCCCCAGGACGAGTACGGGCTGCTGGACCTGCCTTCGCTACTCGGCAAGCCGCAGCGGAAGACAGCCGTCTACGCCTGCGGTCCGGAACCGCTGCTTGCGGCTGTCGAGGCCGGCTGCGAGAAGTGGCCGAGCGGATCTCTGCACCTGGAGCGCTTCGCCCCGAAGAAGGACGCCACCGCCGGGCCGCAGAGCAGCTTCGAGGTCGAGCTGGCCCAGTCCGGCAGAAAGCTGATGGTCTCTGAGGACATGTCCATTCTTGAGGCCGTCGAAGGTGCCGGTGTGCCGGTGATGACATCGTGTGAGGAAGGAATCTGCGGAACCTGCGAGACGAAGGTGTTGTCCGGGGAGATCGACCACCGCGACTCGGTCCTGGACGCCCAGGAGCGCGCCGCAGGCGACACCATGATGATCTGCGTCTCCCGAGCCAAGGGCAACCGCCTGGTCCTCGACCTCTGA